Proteins encoded by one window of Cystobacter ferrugineus:
- a CDS encoding DNA-binding domain-containing protein, producing the protein MRTYLAEPGAAGLERLYVAHPGWEAPRARVALYGRFVRHHVADGVEKLFPLVRRCVGEAAWEELVRGYFATGPARHYELNRLGEHFPDFLSDEAPERGLSAWLPELARFEWTDFTVYASEERMPVKVERLSPNPTLAVLRHSWRLCPFVRGGAQGEPPSGEELALLWRHPRDLVTLYMAADDAALLALKMAVEGLAPAEVAVSTGVAESDIRAAVARCVADGLILTP; encoded by the coding sequence ATGAGGACATACCTGGCGGAGCCCGGTGCGGCAGGACTGGAGCGGCTGTATGTGGCGCACCCCGGGTGGGAGGCACCGCGCGCGCGGGTGGCGCTGTATGGGCGCTTCGTGCGCCACCACGTGGCGGATGGAGTGGAGAAACTCTTCCCCCTGGTGCGGCGATGCGTGGGCGAGGCCGCCTGGGAAGAACTGGTGCGGGGTTACTTCGCCACTGGGCCCGCGCGGCACTACGAGCTCAATCGCCTGGGAGAGCACTTCCCGGACTTCCTCTCGGACGAGGCGCCGGAACGTGGGCTGTCCGCGTGGTTGCCGGAGTTGGCGCGCTTCGAGTGGACGGACTTCACGGTGTATGCCTCGGAGGAGCGGATGCCAGTGAAGGTGGAGCGGCTCTCGCCCAATCCCACGCTCGCGGTGCTGCGGCACTCCTGGCGGCTGTGCCCCTTTGTCCGAGGTGGCGCGCAAGGCGAGCCACCGTCGGGCGAGGAACTGGCGCTGCTGTGGCGCCACCCGCGAGACCTGGTGACCTTGTACATGGCCGCGGATGACGCGGCGTTGCTGGCCCTGAAGATGGCGGTGGAGGGGCTGGCTCCGGCCGAAGTGGCTGTGTCCACGGGAGTGGCTGAATCCGACATCCGCGCAGCGGTGGCGCGCTGCGTGGCGGATGGGCTGATTCTCACCCCCTGA
- a CDS encoding toxin-antitoxin system YwqK family antitoxin encodes MPTEFIEKDERGRVRERYFEDDEGRLEGVAATYDEGGRLVQESHWRAGLLHGPTSLYGSDGQLVQRVLFADGQLHGPAEIQDEQGRFRMQLGFHEGRTHGELLAWRDGQPLMKHTLEEDRPEGPLELYEEGKLTRRVFFERGWPLEQGQPAEQDSMAPGPEASADRPEARERQAREQPPGWLQSWLRGGGGS; translated from the coding sequence GTGCCAACGGAATTCATCGAGAAGGACGAGCGGGGGCGGGTGCGCGAGCGCTACTTCGAGGACGACGAGGGCCGGCTGGAGGGAGTGGCGGCCACCTATGACGAGGGCGGCCGGCTCGTCCAGGAATCGCACTGGCGCGCGGGCCTGCTGCATGGGCCCACGAGCCTCTACGGCTCCGACGGCCAACTGGTGCAGCGGGTCCTGTTCGCGGACGGCCAGCTCCACGGGCCGGCGGAGATCCAGGACGAGCAGGGGCGCTTCCGCATGCAGCTCGGATTCCATGAGGGCAGGACGCACGGCGAGCTGCTCGCCTGGCGGGACGGCCAGCCGTTGATGAAGCACACCCTCGAGGAGGACAGGCCCGAGGGTCCGCTCGAGCTCTACGAGGAAGGCAAGCTCACCCGCCGGGTATTCTTCGAGCGGGGATGGCCCCTGGAGCAGGGACAGCCCGCGGAGCAGGACTCGATGGCACCTGGACCGGAGGCCAGCGCGGACAGGCCCGAGGCGCGGGAACGACAAGCACGGGAGCAACCCCCTGGATGGCTCCAGAGCTGGCTCCGAGGAGGCGGTGGTTCCTGA
- the tssG gene encoding type VI secretion system baseplate subunit TssG, giving the protein MEEMAPHGRRRAPGVAQELFESGHRFDFFQAMRLLRLLRPKEPVRLRASVELAFPASDIVQVKPPARPGDAPEMTVAFLGLGGVQGPLPRPFAQQLRDRTRVGDTGLRDFLDIFHHRLLSLLYQGRVRRRVWLEPGVPEAHDVARYLYALMGLGTRGTRGRLEVEDRRLLRYAGLLAHRPVSLEALRAMLSDALGVGVKPRAPRGAWMELEEEQRTRLGPTGRNQRLGQGAVLGGRAWLEQAGMELELGPLSWRRYVDLLPGGRGLGTSRSLTRFALGPGPEVRLVLVVRSGDIPEQPLGAARGPRLGWTSWLRARPGRQGTQAVALSPRHMSAHGAREDGT; this is encoded by the coding sequence ATGGAAGAGATGGCCCCCCATGGCCGGCGACGCGCCCCTGGTGTAGCCCAGGAGCTCTTCGAGTCCGGTCACCGCTTCGACTTCTTCCAGGCGATGCGCCTGCTGCGCCTGCTCCGCCCGAAGGAGCCGGTGCGGCTGCGCGCCTCGGTGGAGCTGGCCTTCCCCGCCAGCGACATCGTCCAGGTGAAGCCGCCCGCGAGGCCTGGGGACGCGCCGGAGATGACGGTGGCCTTCCTCGGTCTGGGCGGGGTGCAGGGGCCGCTGCCGAGGCCCTTCGCCCAGCAGCTCCGGGACAGGACGCGCGTGGGGGACACGGGCCTGCGCGACTTCCTGGACATCTTCCACCACCGGCTGCTGTCGCTGCTGTACCAGGGGCGGGTGCGGCGCCGGGTGTGGTTGGAGCCGGGCGTGCCCGAGGCCCATGACGTGGCCCGCTACCTGTATGCGCTCATGGGCCTGGGCACCCGGGGCACGCGCGGACGGCTGGAGGTGGAGGATCGGCGGCTGCTGCGCTACGCGGGACTGCTGGCGCACCGGCCCGTGTCCCTCGAGGCCCTGCGGGCGATGCTCTCGGACGCGCTGGGCGTGGGAGTGAAGCCGCGAGCGCCCCGGGGGGCCTGGATGGAGCTGGAGGAGGAGCAGCGCACGCGCCTGGGCCCCACCGGACGCAACCAGCGGCTCGGCCAGGGCGCGGTGCTCGGCGGGCGGGCCTGGCTGGAGCAGGCGGGCATGGAGCTGGAGCTGGGCCCTCTCTCCTGGCGCCGCTATGTGGATCTGCTGCCCGGTGGCCGGGGATTGGGCACCTCGCGCTCGCTCACCCGCTTCGCGCTGGGCCCGGGGCCCGAGGTGCGGCTGGTGCTGGTGGTGCGCTCCGGAGACATCCCCGAGCAACCCCTGGGCGCTGCGCGCGGCCCGCGCCTGGGGTGGACGTCCTGGCTGAGGGCAAGGCCCGGCCGGCAGGGAACCCAGGCGGTGGCGCTTTCGCCCCGTCACATGTCCGCGCACGGCGCGCGGGAGGATGGAACATGA
- a CDS encoding DUF692 domain-containing protein, with product MGHSWRQGLKPLGAGIGLRREFHERLPRTTRVLDWVEFVSENFLTLGGRAQRALDACAERWPVIPHGVGLDIGGPEPLNEDYMTRLTALVARVDSPFFSDHLCYARLGGVYLHDLLPLPFSEEAVEHVVPRVREVMARVERPFLLENITYYARMPGNTLSEAAFLRAVVEEADCGLLLDVNNVYVNARNHGYDSRAFLDALPLERVVQVHLAGHTELSDMLIDSHGDTVRDEVWALYQYLLERTGPVSTLIEWDQDIPSLEAVLDEADQARAMLGALGER from the coding sequence ATGGGCCATTCATGGCGTCAGGGATTGAAGCCGCTGGGAGCCGGTATCGGGCTGCGGCGGGAATTCCATGAGCGGCTCCCCCGCACCACGCGGGTGCTGGACTGGGTGGAGTTCGTCTCCGAGAACTTCCTCACCCTGGGCGGCCGCGCGCAACGGGCGCTGGACGCCTGCGCCGAGCGCTGGCCGGTGATTCCCCACGGGGTGGGACTCGACATCGGCGGGCCCGAGCCCCTGAACGAGGATTACATGACCCGGCTCACGGCGCTGGTGGCGCGGGTGGACTCCCCCTTCTTCTCCGACCACCTGTGCTACGCGCGCCTGGGCGGGGTGTACCTGCACGACCTGCTGCCATTGCCTTTCTCCGAGGAAGCGGTGGAGCACGTGGTGCCACGAGTCCGCGAGGTGATGGCGAGGGTGGAGCGACCCTTCCTGCTGGAGAACATCACCTACTACGCACGCATGCCCGGGAACACCCTGTCCGAGGCCGCCTTCCTCCGGGCGGTGGTCGAGGAGGCCGACTGCGGCTTGCTGCTCGATGTGAACAACGTGTACGTGAACGCGCGCAACCACGGCTACGACTCGAGGGCCTTCCTGGACGCACTGCCACTGGAGCGGGTGGTGCAGGTCCATCTGGCTGGCCACACGGAATTGTCAGACATGCTCATCGACAGTCACGGGGACACCGTCCGCGACGAGGTGTGGGCGCTCTACCAATATCTCCTGGAGCGCACCGGCCCGGTGTCGACGCTCATCGAGTGGGACCAGGACATCCCGTCGCTGGAGGCCGTGCTGGACGAGGCGGACCAGGCGCGTGCGATGCTCGGAGCGCTGGGAGAACGGTGA
- the tssF gene encoding type VI secretion system baseplate subunit TssF yields MGSSQDELLQAYQRELAWLRGAGAEFAASYPKLAARLRLGASEVGDPHVERLIESFAFLTARVQHAFDSDLPELSTTLLGLLAPHLVESVPSLSIACFEVDTAAGLPLTGSRIERGTQLLAEPRPGQTCRFRTCAPVTLWPIQVMDASLESPLSFDWLRGRRDVSAVLRLRLEAREARLAELQLERLQFFLDGPSELTFRLYELLTCHARSVALVPDGSPGEPRFQPADSLRQLGFGPEEAVLPSLPHQHRGYRLLQEYFAFPEKFLFFELALERACIQASRQALEVFVLLDAMPEEQLALTPETFRLGCTPIINLFPKLAEPIRLDQRRTEYPLVPDYRRQQELELHSILSVTAATEGAGHTRGVEPLFSWRHRDDGQEPRAFWYARRQPTGRARGPGSQMLLSFVDLELDPHLPAEQTLHVHTLCTNGELPVQLGPGAELQVEERVPVGAIRCLRRPTPPRAPPERGAMLWQLVSLLSLNHLSLANGPQAQEALEELLRLHDFSGGQVCEQQLQGLTGLACRPVVRQRGWDAWRGFCRGQEITLTFDESLYVGGSALLLAAVLHHFFGLYAPVDSFTQLVARSEQREDTWKRWPPMAGDAPLV; encoded by the coding sequence CAGCTACCCCAAGCTGGCGGCGAGGCTGCGGCTGGGCGCGAGCGAGGTGGGAGACCCCCACGTGGAGCGCCTCATCGAATCGTTCGCCTTCCTCACCGCGCGTGTCCAGCACGCCTTCGACAGCGATCTGCCGGAACTCTCCACCACCTTGTTGGGCCTGCTGGCCCCCCACCTGGTGGAGTCCGTGCCCTCGTTGTCCATCGCCTGCTTCGAGGTGGATACGGCGGCTGGCCTGCCCCTGACCGGTAGCCGCATCGAGCGCGGCACGCAACTCCTGGCCGAGCCACGCCCGGGGCAGACCTGCCGCTTCCGCACCTGCGCCCCGGTGACGCTCTGGCCCATCCAGGTGATGGACGCGAGCCTGGAGTCCCCGCTGTCCTTCGACTGGCTGCGGGGGCGGCGGGACGTGTCGGCGGTGCTCCGGCTGCGGCTGGAGGCCCGCGAGGCCCGGCTGGCGGAGCTCCAGTTGGAGCGGCTCCAGTTCTTCCTCGACGGACCCTCCGAGCTGACCTTCCGCCTCTACGAGCTGCTCACCTGCCATGCCCGGAGCGTGGCGCTCGTGCCGGATGGCTCGCCGGGCGAGCCCCGCTTCCAACCCGCGGACAGCTTGCGGCAGCTCGGCTTCGGCCCCGAGGAGGCGGTGCTGCCCTCGCTGCCCCACCAGCACCGCGGCTATCGCCTCCTGCAGGAGTACTTCGCCTTCCCCGAGAAGTTCCTCTTCTTCGAGCTGGCGCTGGAGCGCGCGTGCATCCAGGCGTCGCGGCAGGCGCTCGAGGTGTTCGTGCTGCTGGATGCCATGCCCGAGGAGCAGCTCGCGCTCACGCCGGAGACGTTCCGGTTGGGCTGTACCCCCATCATCAATCTCTTTCCCAAGCTGGCCGAGCCCATCCGGTTGGATCAGCGCCGCACCGAGTACCCGCTGGTGCCCGACTACCGCCGCCAGCAGGAGCTGGAACTGCACTCCATCCTCTCCGTCACCGCCGCCACGGAGGGAGCCGGGCACACGCGGGGGGTGGAGCCTCTCTTCTCCTGGCGCCACCGGGATGATGGGCAGGAGCCGCGCGCCTTCTGGTACGCCCGGCGTCAGCCCACCGGCCGCGCGCGGGGACCGGGCTCCCAGATGCTGCTGTCCTTCGTGGACCTGGAGCTCGACCCACACCTGCCGGCGGAGCAGACGCTGCACGTGCACACGCTGTGCACCAATGGGGAACTGCCCGTGCAGCTCGGGCCCGGCGCGGAGCTCCAGGTGGAGGAGCGCGTCCCCGTGGGTGCCATCCGCTGCCTGCGCCGTCCCACGCCACCCCGCGCGCCCCCGGAGCGGGGCGCCATGCTCTGGCAGCTCGTCTCGTTGCTGTCGCTCAACCACCTCTCGCTCGCCAACGGCCCCCAGGCGCAGGAGGCGCTCGAGGAGCTGCTGCGGTTGCATGACTTCTCCGGCGGCCAGGTGTGCGAGCAGCAGCTCCAGGGGCTGACGGGGCTGGCGTGCCGCCCGGTGGTGCGCCAGCGCGGCTGGGATGCCTGGCGGGGCTTCTGCCGCGGCCAGGAGATCACCCTCACCTTCGACGAGTCCCTCTACGTGGGCGGCAGTGCGCTGCTGCTCGCGGCGGTGCTCCACCACTTCTTCGGCCTGTACGCCCCGGTGGATTCCTTCACCCAGCTCGTCGCGAGGAGCGAGCAGAGGGAGGACACATGGAAGAGATGGCCCCCCATGGCCGGCGACGCGCCCCTGGTGTAG
- a CDS encoding RICIN domain-containing protein yields MMSRMLSVAVVAAMTLGLGTSARAESTPLVITLKDSPQVVTLGGGPEGKAGSAVMLTPNKAQRGQGFWLKPVGKPEDKTFNIVSQANQLCVDVENGSREDGAAIIQNPCNGADCQVFRVSDRGADGHRELRNELSGKCLAASHGEDSMLIQAACTGQDNQRFRISPPR; encoded by the coding sequence ATGATGAGCCGGATGCTGTCCGTGGCGGTGGTTGCCGCCATGACCCTGGGACTCGGCACCTCGGCACGAGCCGAGTCCACTCCCCTCGTCATCACCCTGAAGGACAGCCCCCAGGTGGTGACCCTTGGCGGCGGCCCGGAGGGAAAGGCGGGATCGGCCGTCATGCTGACCCCCAACAAGGCCCAGCGCGGCCAGGGCTTCTGGCTCAAGCCGGTCGGGAAGCCGGAGGACAAGACGTTCAACATCGTCTCCCAGGCGAACCAGCTGTGCGTGGACGTCGAGAACGGAAGCCGTGAGGACGGAGCCGCGATCATCCAGAATCCGTGCAATGGCGCGGACTGCCAGGTGTTCCGCGTGAGCGACAGGGGCGCCGATGGGCACCGGGAGCTTCGCAACGAGCTCAGCGGCAAATGCCTGGCGGCCTCACACGGCGAGGACTCCATGCTCATCCAGGCCGCGTGCACCGGCCAGGACAACCAACGCTTCCGCATCAGTCCCCCGCGTTAG
- a CDS encoding type VI secretion system Vgr family protein, translating into MRSGYTQDNVYLSVTTPLGKDVLLLHGFQGEESLSRPFHFTLELHSERLDVDFSRVVGKGAAISLARSRGGERYFHGIITRFVQAGTFGDFTRYLAELRPWFWLLTLTRDSRIFQNLTVPQILQQLFQEQGFTDFRLALRRAYTPREYCVQHQESAFDFASRLMEDEGIFYFFEHTKDRHTLVLADDAAAHAPCPGPGVAKVQGHQGEARTEDAVTGCELEQQVVPGRYALGDYFFETPSTRLQAQVQGKQGRQEQYEYPGAFTRRDVGEQRGRVRLEAHEARARTLRGQGHVRWFIPGYRFSLAEHERKDINGAYVLRWVSHSATVESYSNSFEAFPAATPFRPPRVTPRPVVNGVQSARVVGKAGEEIWTDRFGRVKVQFHWDREGQKDERSSCWMRVAQGQAGKGWGHFFLPHVGQEVLVTFLDGDPDKPIVTGSVYNSEQVVPYPLPAGQTRSTVRGDASGGGQPNELRFEDKKGAEELYLHARRDMNVSVERDSVTEIQGNCTIRVRGNLTLDVRGSIDVKAGRNLTQEAKMSLKSIAGMNLTQKAKLALESSAGTMLRHSSNLMMMADAQTLISNVKLMHMLKATPLMILGPMIPLPMGGPPLPPIPPTP; encoded by the coding sequence ATGAGGTCGGGATACACGCAGGACAACGTCTACCTCTCCGTCACCACGCCCCTGGGCAAGGACGTGCTGCTGCTGCACGGCTTCCAGGGCGAGGAGTCTCTCTCCCGGCCCTTCCACTTCACGCTGGAGCTGCACTCCGAGCGGCTCGACGTGGACTTCTCGCGGGTGGTGGGCAAGGGCGCCGCCATCTCCCTGGCGCGGAGCAGGGGCGGCGAGCGGTACTTCCACGGCATCATCACCCGCTTCGTCCAGGCCGGCACCTTCGGAGACTTCACCCGGTATCTCGCCGAGCTGCGCCCCTGGTTCTGGCTGCTCACCCTCACCCGCGACAGCCGCATCTTCCAGAACCTGACGGTGCCGCAGATCCTCCAGCAGCTCTTCCAGGAGCAGGGCTTCACCGACTTCCGGCTGGCGTTGCGGCGCGCGTACACGCCTCGCGAGTACTGCGTGCAGCACCAGGAGTCCGCCTTCGACTTCGCCTCGCGGCTGATGGAGGACGAGGGCATCTTCTACTTCTTCGAGCACACGAAGGACCGGCACACGCTGGTGCTGGCGGACGACGCGGCGGCCCATGCGCCCTGCCCGGGCCCGGGAGTGGCGAAGGTCCAGGGGCACCAGGGCGAGGCGCGCACGGAAGATGCCGTCACCGGGTGCGAGCTGGAGCAGCAGGTGGTGCCCGGACGCTACGCTCTGGGGGACTACTTCTTCGAGACGCCGTCCACCCGGCTGCAAGCGCAGGTGCAGGGCAAGCAGGGGCGCCAGGAGCAGTACGAGTACCCCGGGGCCTTCACGCGCCGGGACGTGGGCGAGCAGCGTGGCCGGGTCCGCCTGGAGGCGCATGAGGCGCGAGCCCGGACGCTGCGAGGCCAGGGCCACGTGCGCTGGTTCATCCCCGGCTATCGCTTCAGCCTCGCCGAGCACGAGCGCAAGGACATCAATGGCGCCTACGTGCTGCGCTGGGTGTCGCACTCGGCCACGGTGGAGTCCTATAGCAACAGCTTCGAGGCCTTCCCCGCCGCCACCCCCTTCCGTCCGCCCCGGGTGACGCCCCGGCCGGTGGTCAACGGCGTGCAGAGCGCCCGGGTGGTGGGCAAGGCGGGCGAGGAGATCTGGACGGACCGGTTCGGCCGCGTGAAGGTCCAGTTCCACTGGGACCGCGAGGGCCAGAAGGACGAGCGCAGCTCGTGTTGGATGAGGGTGGCGCAGGGCCAGGCGGGCAAGGGCTGGGGCCACTTCTTCCTGCCACACGTGGGCCAGGAGGTGTTGGTCACCTTCCTGGATGGGGATCCGGATAAGCCCATCGTCACCGGCTCCGTCTACAACTCCGAGCAGGTGGTGCCCTATCCGTTGCCCGCCGGGCAGACCCGGAGCACGGTACGCGGGGATGCCTCCGGAGGGGGACAGCCCAATGAGTTGCGTTTCGAGGACAAGAAGGGCGCGGAGGAGCTCTATCTGCACGCCCGCCGGGACATGAATGTGTCCGTGGAGCGCGACAGCGTGACGGAGATCCAGGGCAACTGCACCATCCGGGTCCGGGGCAACCTCACCCTGGATGTGCGGGGCTCCATCGACGTCAAGGCGGGAAGGAACCTCACGCAGGAAGCGAAGATGTCACTGAAGAGCATCGCGGGGATGAACCTCACCCAGAAGGCGAAGCTGGCCCTGGAGAGCTCGGCGGGCACGATGCTGCGGCACAGCTCCAATCTCATGATGATGGCCGATGCCCAGACGTTGATCAGCAACGTCAAGCTCATGCACATGCTCAAGGCGACGCCCCTGATGATCCTGGGCCCGATGATTCCGCTTCCGATGGGAGGGCCTCCGCTCCCGCCGATTCCGCCCACCCCCTGA